Proteins from a genomic interval of Buteo buteo unplaced genomic scaffold, bButBut1.hap1.1 HAP1_SCAFFOLD_55, whole genome shotgun sequence:
- the LOC142027770 gene encoding proline-rich protein 22-like: MARPPVQLPPRGPWGPPAPQLFQPFVLPKTFYPQELGDVGHRGPARRVPLESPPGPARLPLTHTGLQRAPCGCLFDPRVFGIQWTTTHLPPPATATLGQGAASLPGAALWGPGGCGAPLAWTAPGTPQSQPQYLAPYKNQRSGVAPAPLELPVSIPGYQHIEGQLAQINIPSTATPVGAPLGSDVSPSPCAATHNQATGDTAGDLAVSEEMLLEEALRLFDCSLDGVGVSQDGPSSGPMPGDPAGTSGEGRGMAPAPPAMPTPIPSHKDIEGPLAKINTCGMATHVGAPPGSDVPPSPCADPHNQALGEPVGELAASEKVPLQEALVLFGCSPDGVGVNQDAPSRSSMPGDTGGTGAATPNRNFSSLSLPEELLTPDYCIPELSNIMLSLEIFNIIRMEPQEL, from the exons ATGGCGCGGCCACCAGTGCAGCTCCCACCGCGTgggccctggggccccccggcgccccagctTTTCCAGCCCTTCGTGCTCCCCAAAACCTTCTACCCTCAAG agctgggggatgtcggCCATCGGGGGCCGGCTCGGCGGGTGCCCCTGGAGAGTCCCCCCGGCCCAGCACGGCTCCCCCTCacccacacaggtctgcagaggGCTCCATGTGGCTGCCTCTTCGATCCCCGGGTCTTTGGCATCCAGTGGACAACCACCCACCTGCCTCCACCGGCCACCGCCACGCTCGGCCAAGGCGCCGCTTCTCTGCCGGGTGCTGCCCTGTGGGgtcccgggggctgcggggcccccCTGGCCTGgacagccccagggaccccccagagCCAACCACAATACCTCGCACCCTACAAAAATCAGAGGAGTGGGgtggccccagcccctctggagCTGCCAGTGTCCATCCCCGGCTACCAGCACATCGAGGGGCAGTTGGCACAGATCAACATCCCCAGCACGGCCACCCCTGtgggggcacccctgggcagcgatgtctcccccagcccctgcgctgccacCCACAATCAAGCCACTGGGGACACCGCAGGCGACCTTGCAGTGTCCGAGGAGATGCTCCTGGAAGAGGCCCTAAGGCTCTTCGATTGCTCCCTGGATGGAGTGGGGGTCAGCCAGGATGGTCCCAGCAGCGGCCCCATGCCTGGGGACCCTGCTGGCACCAgcggagaggggagagggatggccccagcccccccagcgaTGCCAACACCCATCCCCAGCCACAAGGACATCGAGGGGCCGTTGGCCAAGATCAACACCTGTGGCATGGCCACCCATGTGGGGGCACCCCCAGGCAGtgacgtcccccccagcccctgcgctgaCCCCCACAATCAAGCCCTTGGGGAGCCTGTAGGTGAACTTGCAGCGTCTGAGAAAGTGCCTCTCCAAGAGGCCCTAGTGCTCTTTGGTTGCTCCCCGGATGGAGTGGGGGTCAACCAGGATGCTCCCAGCAGGAGCTCCATGCCCGGGGACACTGGTGGCACCGGCGCAGCCACCCCCAACCGCAACTTCAGCTCGCTCTCGCTGCCTGAGGAGCTGCTCACCCCTGACTACTGCATCCCCGAGCTCAGCAACATCATGCTGAGCCTAGAAATATTCAACATCATCAGGATGGAGCCCCAGGAGCTGTGA